A single region of the Candidatus Thermoplasmatota archaeon genome encodes:
- the rrp4 gene encoding exosome complex RNA-binding protein Rrp4 — MDEQESRTLVVPGDVLDDSGRFKPGPNTYKEAGRVYAARLGLRLVRGDTIGVISLSGRYDPQRNDMVVATVVEAGPSNWYLNVGAPTDVGMHVNDVPWRVEFGETTKYLAPGDTVLVKILNVDPLKKAVATMKDRQCRKLQGGTTVEIAPTKVPRVIGKNGSMISQIKTATATRTFVGQNGVIWIDGEAPDVAMAIAALRMIEENAHTSGLTDRVRAFLADYKPAGTPVTEEEFPPEDRFERRGPPRDRDRPRGDFGRREGSRDRRGEGGRRGDFGRRRDDEPRRRREWGPEAGEVRREPRPPRERDEAPSMREDDADSGAEPPARGEGAPRRRRRGRRGGRGRGRGSGSDEE; from the coding sequence ATGGACGAACAAGAAAGCCGGACCCTCGTGGTGCCCGGCGACGTATTGGACGACTCGGGCCGCTTCAAGCCGGGCCCCAACACCTACAAGGAAGCCGGCCGCGTGTACGCCGCCCGCCTGGGCCTTCGGCTCGTGCGCGGCGACACGATCGGCGTGATCTCGCTCTCGGGACGCTACGACCCGCAGCGCAACGACATGGTCGTCGCGACCGTCGTCGAAGCGGGCCCGAGCAACTGGTACCTCAACGTCGGCGCGCCCACGGACGTGGGCATGCACGTGAACGACGTGCCTTGGCGCGTCGAGTTCGGCGAGACCACGAAGTACCTCGCTCCCGGCGACACCGTTCTCGTGAAGATTCTCAACGTGGACCCCCTCAAGAAGGCGGTCGCGACCATGAAGGACCGCCAGTGCCGCAAGCTCCAGGGCGGCACGACCGTTGAGATCGCGCCCACGAAGGTCCCGCGCGTGATCGGCAAGAACGGCTCCATGATCTCCCAGATCAAGACGGCCACGGCCACGCGCACGTTCGTGGGGCAAAACGGCGTCATCTGGATCGACGGCGAGGCGCCCGACGTGGCCATGGCCATCGCGGCGCTGCGCATGATCGAGGAGAACGCGCACACCTCCGGGCTTACGGACCGCGTTCGCGCCTTCCTGGCCGACTACAAACCCGCGGGAACGCCGGTGACCGAGGAGGAGTTCCCCCCCGAGGACCGCTTCGAGCGGCGCGGGCCGCCCCGCGACCGGGATCGGCCGCGCGGCGACTTCGGACGCCGAGAAGGGAGTCGCGACCGGCGCGGCGAAGGCGGCCGGCGCGGCGATTTCGGCCGTCGACGGGACGACGAGCCGCGCCGGCGGCGCGAATGGGGCCCGGAAGCCGGCGAGGTCCGTCGGGAACCGCGACCCCCGCGCGAGCGCGACGAGGCGCCAAGCATGCGCGAGGACGACGCCGACAGCGGGGCGGAACCGCCCGCTCGCGGCGAGGGAGCGCCCCGCCGCCGGCGCCGGGGACGGCGCGGCGGACGCGGACGCGGGCGCGGCAGCGGAAGCGACGAGGAGTGA